TTCGCCTTCATCACCTCGCACGACCTGCAAGAACCGCTGCGGCAGGTGTCGAGCTTCGCAGAGCTGCTTGCGCGCACTCACGCCGGGCAAATTGATGAGGACGGCGAGGAATACCTTCGTTTCGTCGTCGATGGTTCTACCCGTCTGAGAACCATCATCAATGACCTGCAGGCCTACATCCAAATCGGGGTGGAGTCGCAGCGTGGTTTGCCGAGAAGCGAGGTCGACCTGAACATGCTGCTGCACGGCGTGCTGCACGAACTCGGCGCCGTGCAGTTGGAAAAAGGAGCGCAGGTTACCTGGGAGGAATTGCCAACTGTGTCCGGGCATGCAGAGTGGCTGAGGCAGGTGCTGTTCCACCTGCTGGATAATGCTCTCAAGTTCACCGGACCTCAGACGCCCAGGGTCCACGTGAACGCCTTGCGCCGTGAAGGTGCCTGGCAGGTGAGCGTGCAGGACAATGGCGTGGGCATCGCCCGGGAATACCACGACTCGATTTTCACCATCTTCAGGCGTCTCCACCTGCGTGACACCCACCCCGGGAACGGGGTCGGGCTCGCCATCAGCCGCAAGATCATCGAGCAGCACGGCGGTACGTTGACAGTCGAATCGGAAGTGGGGCAAGGAGCCCGATTCTCGTTCGTGCTTCCTGACCACGCTGACGATCAGCAGACAGAGGACAGGCAGCCTGAGGACAGGCAGTAGAGGTCAGGCATGACACAGAAAAAAAGAACCGTCGATATCCTGCTCGTCGAGGATAACAAAGGCGACGTGGCGCTGGCCAAGGCCGCCTTTCTGGAAGCGGATTTTCCCGCCAACATTCACGTGGTGCGCAACGGCGAAGAAGCCATCAGCTACCTGCACCGCCACCCTCCGTACGAAGCCGTCGTTCATCCCGACCTGATCCTGCTGGACCTGAATCTGCCGGGCAAAAGTGGCTTTGACGTGCTGGACGCCGTAAAGGGCAACCCCGAGCTGCGCCGGATTCCCATCGTGATCCTGACGACCTCCAGTGCCAAAGAGGACATCGAGAAAACCTACGACATGCACGCCAATTCGTTTACCACCAAGCCCTCGGGCATCGAGCGCTTTATCGACTTCGTGCAGTCGCTGGAGAGTTTCTGGGTGCAGAACGCGCACCTGCCGCCCAAGCGTCATGGCTGAGGCCGCTGCCCTGACATGATTCTCCGTCGGCTCAAAGAACACACCCAGGCGCAGCACGAGCGTGTCGAAGCGCTCGTGCGCGTCATGGACGACCCGCTCACCCTGCAGCAGTACCGGGAAGTGCTCGGCAGCATGGCGGGTTTCTACCTGCCCCTGGAAGCCCAACTGTCGGACTTGGACTTGCCGCAGGTTTTCAGATTCGAGGCCAGACGCAAAAGTGCGCTGCTGCGGCGTGACCTGCAGGTTCTGGGCCTGTCCCAGACAGCACACGCGGCGCGTGCCCAGCTGCCCGCACTGTCCACGGTCGCGCACGCTTTGGGCTGCCTGTATGTGCTGGAAGGCGCCACCCTGGGCGGACGGATCATCGCGCGTCATGTAGAACGGCAGCTGCAGCTCACGCCCGAGAACGGCGCCGCCTTTTTTGCCAGTTACGGTGACACACTCGGGGTGATGTGGAAAGAGTTTGGCGCGGCCCTGAGCGGCTACGCAGCAGAGCACGGTGGGGAGAGCGAGATTCTGCAGGGAGCCGAGCGAACCTTTGGGGCGCTTGAGCGGTGGCTCCGGCGAACGGAAACTGCGCCCGCCTGACACAGCGCCAGGACCTCGACGGGAAGCGAGAATCCTGTTGAGGTTCTTCTTTTGGGCGTGGGCAAACCATGGGAAAAGCAATTCTGTGAAGCGGTTCACATCCCGCTTCCGGCTTGTCTGAAAGGATTCAGTTCGATCTTCCGGTCGGCCCGATCTGTTCACGGGCGCCGCCCACAAGGAGCTTACATGACCAGCAACGCCCTACAGCCTGTTCCCTGGTGGAAAGACGCCGTCGTCTACCAGATCTATCCGCGCTCCTTTCAGGACAGCAACGGTGACGGCGTCGGCGACCTGCAGGGTATCATCTCGCGCCTCGACTACCTCAAGCGCCTGGGCGTGGACGTGCTGTGGCTCTCGCCGATGTACGCCTCGCCCAACGACGACAACGGCTACGACATCAGCGACTACCGCGCCATCATGACCGAGTTCGGCACGATGGACGACTTCGACGAGCTGCTGCGAGAAGCGCATGCTCGCGGCCTCAGGATCATGCTCGACCTGGTGGTGAACCACACCAGCGACGAGCATGCCTGGTTCGTCGAGTCGCGCAGTGACCGCGCCTCGGAAAAACGCGACTACTACATCTGGAAGCAGGGCCAGGACGGACAGCCCCCCACCCGCTGGCAGTCCTACTTCAGCGGCGGCGTGTGGGAACTTGACGAGGCCAGCGGCGAATACTACCTACACCTCTTCAGCCGCAAGCAGCCGGACCTGAACTGGGAAAACCCGACTGTGCGGCGCGAGGTGTACGACATGATGCGCTTCTGGCTCGACAAGGGAGTGGACGGCTGGCGCATGGACACCATCAACATGCTCAGCAAGAACCCGGCCTATCCCGAAGGACTGCCCCTGCCCGGCACGACCCTGACCGATGGTCAGCCGCACTTTCTGAACGGTCCGCGCATTCACGAATTCCTGCAGGAAATGCACCGCGAGGTGCTCGCGCACTATGACATCGTGACCGTCGGTGAGACCCCGGGCGTGACTCCCGACCAGGGCGCGCTGTACAGCGGACCGGAGCGCAGCGAGCTCAACATGGTCTTTCACTTCGAGCACGTGTTTCTGGGCGACGAGCAGGCCGAACGCGGCAAGTGGAGCAATCCGCCGCTCGCCCTGCCCGACGTCAAGCGCGTGCTGGCGCGCTGGCAGACCGGACTCTACGGGCGCGGCTGGAACAGCCTGTACTGGGACAACCACGACCAGCCGCGCGCCGTCTCGCGCTTCGGGAACGACCGGCAGTACCGCCTGGAAAGTGCCAAGCTGCTGTGCACGGTGCTGCTCTTCATGCAGGGCACGCCCTATATCTATCAGGGGCAGGAACTCGGCATGACCAACGTGAGTTTCGAGAGCATCGAACACTACAAGGACATCGAGACCCTCAATGCCTCCAAGGTGCTGCGTGACGAACACGGCTGGGACGACGCGCGTATTCTCGCCAGCGTCCACGCGCGCGGGCGCGACAATGCCCGCACACCCATGCAGTGGGACGACTCCCCGCACGCGGGCTTCACGAACGCCACGCCCTGGATCCGGGTCAACCCGAACTATCCGGACATCAACGCCCAGGCCGCCGAAGGAGACCCCAACTCGGTGTGGTACCACTACCGCGACACCATCCGCCTGCGCAAGACGCTCAGCGTGGTGCGCGACGGCACCTTCACGCTGCTGGACGCCGAGCATCCCAGCTTGTTCTGCTACGTGCGCGACGACGGGCATGACAAATTGCTGGTGGTGGCCCTGTTCAGCGAGGAGGCCCAGTCTTACGGCATTCCGGATGAGTTCGTGGGCGGCGAGGTGCTCAGCAACAACTATCCCAGCGGAGAAGCGACCCCCGAACTGCACCTGCAGCCCCACCAGGCCCTCGTGATCCGCGCCGCCTCTGGATGACCGGGGTATCGGCTGACCGGACGCCGCTGATCCCGCGGTCCCCACCCTGAACGCGCCGGCGCCCGGCGCGTTAGCATGCAGGCCATGATCGTTGTCAAAGTGGGTGGCTCGGCCGGAATCGATTACGACGCGGTGTGCGCCGACATCGCCAGGCTCTGGAAAGAAGGGCGGCGTCTGGTGCTGGTACACGGCGGCAGCGGTGAGACCAACCGCGTCGCCGAGGCGCTCGGTCATCCGCCGCGCTTCGTGACCTCGCCGAGCGGCTACACCTCGCGCTTCACGGACCGCCAGACGCTGGAAATCTTCGAAATGGTCTACTGCGGCAAGATGAACAAGGGCATCGTGGAGCGGCTGCAGCGGCTCGGTGTCAACGCGGTGGGCCTCTCGGGCCTCGACGGGCGCATCTTCGAGGGCAAGCACAAGGACAGCGTGCGCGCCGTCGAGGACGGCAAGGTCAAGATTCTGCGCGGCGACCATACCGGCACCGTCGAGAAGGTCAACACCGGCCTGATCGAGCTGCTGCTGCAGGGCGGCTACCTGCCGGTGCTCACCCCGCCCGCCGCGAGTTATGAGGGGGTGGCCATCAACGTGGACGGCGACCGCGCCAGCGCCGCCCTGGCCGTCGGCCTGAAGGCGCAGGCGCTGCTGCTGCTCTCCAACGTCCCGGGCCTGCTGCGTCATTTTCCCGACGAAGCCAGCCTGATCCGCGAGATTGCGGCAGCGAATGTCGAAGACTATCTGGAGTTCGCCCAGGACCGCATGAAGAAAAAGGTGCTGGGCGCTGCCGAGGCCGTCGCGGGTGGCGTAGGGCGGGTGATCTTCGGGGACGCGCGCGCCGGGGAACCGGTGAGCGCCGCGCTGA
The Deinococcus peraridilitoris DSM 19664 genome window above contains:
- a CDS encoding response regulator, translated to MTQKKRTVDILLVEDNKGDVALAKAAFLEADFPANIHVVRNGEEAISYLHRHPPYEAVVHPDLILLDLNLPGKSGFDVLDAVKGNPELRRIPIVILTTSSAKEDIEKTYDMHANSFTTKPSGIERFIDFVQSLESFWVQNAHLPPKRHG
- a CDS encoding biliverdin-producing heme oxygenase, giving the protein MILRRLKEHTQAQHERVEALVRVMDDPLTLQQYREVLGSMAGFYLPLEAQLSDLDLPQVFRFEARRKSALLRRDLQVLGLSQTAHAARAQLPALSTVAHALGCLYVLEGATLGGRIIARHVERQLQLTPENGAAFFASYGDTLGVMWKEFGAALSGYAAEHGGESEILQGAERTFGALERWLRRTETAPA
- a CDS encoding glycoside hydrolase family 13 protein — encoded protein: MTSNALQPVPWWKDAVVYQIYPRSFQDSNGDGVGDLQGIISRLDYLKRLGVDVLWLSPMYASPNDDNGYDISDYRAIMTEFGTMDDFDELLREAHARGLRIMLDLVVNHTSDEHAWFVESRSDRASEKRDYYIWKQGQDGQPPTRWQSYFSGGVWELDEASGEYYLHLFSRKQPDLNWENPTVRREVYDMMRFWLDKGVDGWRMDTINMLSKNPAYPEGLPLPGTTLTDGQPHFLNGPRIHEFLQEMHREVLAHYDIVTVGETPGVTPDQGALYSGPERSELNMVFHFEHVFLGDEQAERGKWSNPPLALPDVKRVLARWQTGLYGRGWNSLYWDNHDQPRAVSRFGNDRQYRLESAKLLCTVLLFMQGTPYIYQGQELGMTNVSFESIEHYKDIETLNASKVLRDEHGWDDARILASVHARGRDNARTPMQWDDSPHAGFTNATPWIRVNPNYPDINAQAAEGDPNSVWYHYRDTIRLRKTLSVVRDGTFTLLDAEHPSLFCYVRDDGHDKLLVVALFSEEAQSYGIPDEFVGGEVLSNNYPSGEATPELHLQPHQALVIRAASG
- a CDS encoding [LysW]-aminoadipate kinase; the encoded protein is MIVVKVGGSAGIDYDAVCADIARLWKEGRRLVLVHGGSGETNRVAEALGHPPRFVTSPSGYTSRFTDRQTLEIFEMVYCGKMNKGIVERLQRLGVNAVGLSGLDGRIFEGKHKDSVRAVEDGKVKILRGDHTGTVEKVNTGLIELLLQGGYLPVLTPPAASYEGVAINVDGDRASAALAVGLKAQALLLLSNVPGLLRHFPDEASLIREIAAANVEDYLEFAQDRMKKKVLGAAEAVAGGVGRVIFGDARAGEPVSAALNGQGTVVS